A genomic region of Saimiri boliviensis isolate mSaiBol1 chromosome 20, mSaiBol1.pri, whole genome shotgun sequence contains the following coding sequences:
- the MGAT1 gene encoding alpha-1,3-mannosyl-glycoprotein 2-beta-N-acetylglucosaminyltransferase, which yields MLKKQSAGLVLWGAILFVAWNALLLLFFWTRPAPGRPPSVSALDDDPAGLTREVIRLAQDAEVELERQRGLLQQIGDALWSQRWRVPTAAPPAQPRAPVTPAPAVIPILVIACDRSTVRRCLDKLLHYRPSAELFPIIVSQDCGHEETAQAIASYGSAVTHIRQPDLSNIAVPPDHRKFQGYYKIARHYRWALGQVFHQFHFPAAVVVEDDLEVAPDFFEYFQATYPLLKADPSLWCVSAWNDNGKEQMVDSSKPELLYRTDFFPGLGWLLLAELWAELEPKWPKAFWDDWMRRPEQRKGRACIRPEISRTMTFGRKGVSHGQFFDQHLKFIKLNQQFVHFTQLDLSYLQREAYDRDFLARVYGAPQLQVEKVRTNDRKELGEVRVQYTGRDSFKAFAKALGVMDDLKSGVPRAGYRGIVTFQFRGRRVHLAPPQTWEGYDPSWN from the coding sequence ATGCTGAAGAAGCAGTCTGCAGGGCTTGTGCTGTGGGGCGCTATCCTCTTTGTGGCGTGGAATGCCCTGCTGCTCCTTTTCTTCTGGACACGCCCGGCACCTGGCAGGCCACCTTCAGTCAGTGCTCTCGATGACGACCCTGCCGGCCTCACCCGTGAAGTGATTCGCCTGGCCCAAGACGCCGAGGTGGAGCTGGAGCGGCAGCGTGGGCTGCTGCAGCAGATCGGGGACGCCCTGTGGAGCCAGCGGTGGAGGGTGCCCACAGCGGCCCCTCCCGCCCAGCCGCGTGCGCCTGTGACCCCCGCGCCAGCTGTGATTCCCATCCTGGTCATTGCCTGTGACCGCAGCACTGTCCGGCGCTGCCTGGACAAGCTGCTGCATTACCGGCCCTCAGCTGAGCTCTTCCCCATCATCGTTAGCCAGGACTGTGGGCACGAGGAGACGGCCCAGGCCATCGCCTCCTATGGCAGTGCGGTCACGCACATCCGGCAGCCCGACCTGAGCAACATCGCCGTGCCGCCCGACCACCGCAAGTTCCAGGGCTACTACAAGATCGCGCGGCACTACCGCTGGGCGCTGGGCCAGGTCTTCCACCAGTTCCACTTCCCCGCAGCCGTGGTGGTGGAGGATGACCTGGAGGTGGCACCGGACTTCTTTGAGTACTTCCAGGCCACCTATCCGCTGCTGAAGGCCGACCCCTCGCTCTGGTGCGTTTCGGCCTGGAACGACAACGGCAAGGAGCAGATGGTGGACTCCAGCAAGCCGGAGCTGCTCTACCGCACCGACTTCTTTCCTGGCCTGGGCTGGCTGCTGTTGGCCGAGCTCTGGGCTGAGCTGGAGCCCAAGTGGCCCAAGGCCTTCTGGGATGACTGGATGCGCCGGCCGGAGCAGCGGAAGGGGCGGGCCTGCATACGCCCTGAAATCTCAAGAACGATGACCTTTGGCCGCAAGGGCGTGAGCCACGGGCAGTTCTTTGACCAGCACCTCAAGTTCATCAAGCTGAACCAGCAGTTTGTGCACTTTACCCAGCTGGACCTGTCGTACCTGCAGCGGGAGGCCTATGACCGGGATTTCCTTGCCCGAGTCTATGGGGCTCCCCAGCTGCAGGTGGAAAAAGTGAGGACCAATGATCGGAAGGAACTTGGGGAGGTGCGGGTGCAGTATACGGGCAGGGACAGCTTCAAGGCCTTTGCCAAGGCTCTGGGTGTCATGGATGACCTCAAGTCAGGGGTTCCCAGGGCTGGCTACCGGGGTATCGTCACGTTCCAGTTCCGGGGCCGCCGTGTCCACCTGGCGCCCCCGCAGACATGGGAGGGCTATGATCCTAGCTGGAATTAG